The genomic DNA CAGAGTGAGTAAGAAAAACTCTTTGGTTCGGCAAAGACAGAATCGATCAGATTCATTTAAATCTGTACTTTCACAGCGTGTCCATCTATTGATAGCAGTCTGTCAACACCATAACGGAACGACATCGACAACGAGTTACACCCGAATTTAATACTTTCCTGTCGAGATAAAGGATGTGATACTATCTATAAAATGTACTCTACTGGATTAATGTCCATGTTGTTCATGGGCACTCTATCTTCTATTTATAAACAACATGCTAGCGCTACGTCGTTTGAATGGAGACAGCTTCAAAGACAGTCTCAGCTCTTAGCAAAGTCAAGGACAATGCTCAGTCAATGCAAGTTAAACTACACAATAACGTTCAACTGATGCATTTTCGAGACTCAGCGCAGAACAACCACTTTAATGTTACTGACCTGACCTCGCTGTGGCTGCAAGCTAACGTTTCAACTAGCTGTTAGCTACTTTGCTTGCTTCCTAGCTAACCGTTAGCAGGATAGCGTGCTATGTGTAGCTAACCAACTGAAATAGATTAGAAGGGtcattttacagtaaaacaCGAGTAAACATCTTCCACAGTATGTAACGCAACACAAACCTTAATCAGAGGCGACACTGCAACTGGAGGAGCCATAGTTATCCGacaggctaacagctaacgttagcagcagAGGTCACTTTCCACCACCGAGGACTGTGGGAGAagattcttcttctctgacGCCTTACTGCAGCCGATGCTCTCACTGGTAAACtaccgccacctgctggactgAGTTGTCCCTTTCGGTGATCATTTATAGATGGCTCATCAGTAGATAGATTATAGATTAATTAGGATAATTCATATCTCTCTTGTTGCTACAAATCCTAATTATCTGGAAATAATTATCCCTCCATAACTTATgatatactatactatactatactatactatactatactatactatactatactatactatactatactatactatattGACAAATAATATggagaaatgaaataaatatttatgttttctgaAAGACATTTATATAAAATTGGTGATCTTATTTCAGATTAGGTCTTCCATTTATCTAATTAGAACCTTCCCTGTCTCCATCCATACAGTATCATACCACTGTGTGTTCTGTCTCCATCATGAACACTGCAGCCACTGACTCTATTAACTGCTTTACGGTCCAAATGTAACTTATGAACTAATATTAGAGCCTTGAAAAATCTTACCTTTAGAGGAGCACATTCACTTAATGTCAAAGCTGCCAGTCTGGACACTACAGTATTgactgtatatatactgtaaacCCCAGTCAGCATGAGCACCGCTGTGCTGTTTGTATGCGTCTGCCTCTTAGTGCTCATCATGTCTGTTTCAATCACCAGCAGTTAAAACATGCTGAATACTTCAGTCTTAtgttgggattttttttttattagtgaactaaaatgtttttttactcaccaagaaaagtgtttttgcaatAGCAAAGTTTATCCAGAAGAGGTCAGTAGAGATAAACGCAGGTGAACAGGTCTGTGACACCTGTGACAGGTGTCCTATTCAGTCAGTGACAACAGTTTAATGAGCAGCACAGTGTTTATTGAAAGCAGAGTGTCAGACTGCAGCGTGTGACTTTGTTTCACTGCAGGGAAATTACACTGCAGCCGAAACTGCTGAacatcacaaacacatgaaaagcaGGTTCAGTGCACTTTGCGAGGCCTTGCAGAAAACTTTGCAAAAACTTAGAAAGAAACTAACATCTGTTTCTCAGATCTGCTGATTCCTGGTGAAGCTGTCTAAGCTGCAGATAAACAGAAagatcagagctgctgtgacaaCAATACAAAACGTCttcacccaaacacacagatgttgaTAATGTCAATATTAGTATTACCTTACTACCTTCAAAACTCACTgagtaaaaatacattttcatatatttaaattaattttaagGTACAAAAACATCCTCCCCTTTGGATGACAGCATCAGATGAAGGAATATTCCTTTATGCTTGTTCCAACTTCACTGAAGCCACGAGATGCTTTCACTGAGAGAAACATTCAAACCCCATGTTTAAGCAGCTGCACAACGATATCAAAAGGAAATATTACACTTATTTCTCCAAAATTTCTCCAAAATATTTCTCCAAAAGACATATTCGATGCAGCATGTTTGTGAACCTGAATGTTTGTCATTTGAATGTTTGATGGATTTCAACAAGAGGAACCATTATCACTGAGAAGGAGCCTGTTTACTGTAACTGTTCTATATAATAATATGGAGAGATGATGTCTTTTATATTTGTGGctatttctttcactttcacctgtaaacaaaagcaaatatgcccccccccccccattctccCCACTGTAAGAAAAATTTCCCACAACAAAAGCTGCCAATTTCCTGAAATGCACCGTCAGATGTTTCATTACTGCAGATCAAACCCTTGTCTTTTGTCCCTGGTCCGTCTTCTGTCCCTggtccctcctctgtctctggtcCGTCTCTTCACCCCATCACAGATTGGTTTTGCACAGTTTACAGTCGAGCATGGTGACATTATAAAGAGTCACAGCAGAGATCAGCGTGCTTCGCAGTGATGGTTTCCAAAGCAGCGGTTGAGCCTTTTTATGGTCCTGTTGGCGAACCTCACCTTCCCGCGCTTCTTCAGGGAGGCTGTGTACTGATTGGCCTTGAGTTTGGCGTAATAGTCTGAGAACTTGTTGAAGAGGATGGATATGGGCAGACCGTTGAGGATGATCCCAAAGGCGATGCAGATGAACGCGAACAGGCGACCCAGGATGGTCTCTGGGTAGACGTCTCCGTAGCCCACCGTGGAGATGCTGACCTGCAGGAGAGTGAGGAGACAGGTTCAGTCCTGTTTACAGACCCTGCACTCACCCATGTGCTCATTTATACTGCCTGTGCATGTAAACAGAAACATGGGGGTTAAAGCTGGAAACACATGGTTTGTGGTTTAGATCTTCAGGAACAACCCCAACAGCTAATTGTTCACCCAGTACAGTAAGAATAAAAACTGTCCTCTGTCAGCGCAGTTTACTGCACGTCCATGAAAGTTTAATATTAACGGAAAATCCTGCAACACTGACTTTAAATGAACTGTCTGAACTCTGTGAACACAGAAAAAGCATCAAGTGGTTTTAAGAACACATTTTTGCATCAAAACTGGGACCAAATGGAAGATGAGTTTATGTCGGCTTAACCTAATCATTTCTTCCGTCCAAACACAGACTTGTGTGACGGCAGGAAACTGTTTTCTTGACGGCTCCTAAACGTTGTTCAACCACATCGCAGCATTTTAACGCTTTACATTTCTGTTGCTTATATCTATTATTTCATCTGCTTGTCGCTCGTCCATGTCCAGCTTCCCTAAAAGTTTAGTGGGAATCCTTTCAGAGTTTAGTTCACAGATTTCctgctgacaggctgcagcaAACTGGCCTGACGGTGGCTGCTTCACTGACTATGAACAGAGCGGGACTCTGAAGCAGCGGACACTCAGTTTCCTTCAATGTCACCGGCACTATGATTACAAGGATTATCATTTCCTTCCCCTGGATTAGACATAAGATTCAACCACTCggccagagagggagggggacgaTCTGCTAACGGGTTTTTCATGACAGCAGAGTCCGTGAATCAAAGCTTCATGTTGACGGTTTAACTCAAATGAAGACGTCCTGATGTTCCTCCACCCTGTAAAGACGACCAGGTGCCTTGAAGACGTCAGTAATAAACTGCATAAACGTGCATCTTCCCATTGATCACACACAGCAAAGCATGAGCTGACACTTCCTGCAGGAGAGCTGACCTCCTTGTGTTTTGTAAGCCATGCAGTGCTGCAGAGTAATCTAATTAcatcacacagctgacagaccGAGCAGAGACTGTCAGCGTTAACGGCCTTCAACCACAGGCCTTCGtttcactgacagagagaggtcTGTCACCTGAGGGATTGATTCAGGATTCACCATCTTAAGACTAAAATTCTGGACTCTGCACCTGATCTATGCCCCCCCAACACCCACAGCTACTCTAGGAGGACCCTCAATACTCAGCCCCTCTTCCCCCTGCTCATGTGCTCTCCACATGTCCTGTACTGGTTTTGCTTCAGAGTACAAAGGGGTACTTACAGCTGCCCACCACCATGCGTGAGGAATGCTGGTGAAGTTTGTTTGCGGCATGTCATGCTCCACCGTGTAAACCATGGCGGAGAAGCTGAAGATGCCCATGgcgatgaagaggaagaggcagccCACTTGCTGGTAGCACTGACGCAGAGTGAAGCCAAACGCCCGCAGACCCGTGGAGTGTCGCGCCAGCTTCAAGATGCGGAAGATTCGCATCAGTCTCATGATGCGCAGCACCTGGCCCAGCTTGCCCACCTGCCCCACCGCCTGTATGTCGGCCTCGTGCTTCATGTAGTTTTCCTCGCTGTCGAAGAACTCCAGGAAGCCCTGCAGGTACTGAGGTAGGATGGCGATCAGGTCCACGGTGTTGAGCACGCTCCTGCTGAAGGCCCTGAGGTCCGGAGTGGACATCAGACGGAGCAGGTACTCCATGGTGAAGAAGGCGATGCACATGGACTCCACGTACTCCCAGTATGTCTTACCGCTGAGCTGCCCTGTGGGAGTTCTGTACTGCATCTCCTCCACCGTGTTCAGAGTCATGGCCACCAGGGAGATCAGGACAAACAGGCTGGAGGCCACCGCCATCAGCTTGGCCTTGATGGAGGAGAACGGCTTCTCCATCAAGTTCCAGATAGCTCGGCGTTTCTGGCCCATGAACATGTCGTGAAAGAGCTCCTCGTTCTCCTCgatctccacctctgcctccagtTCCCTCTGGATCTTCAGCTGCTCGTTCAGCTCGTCCTGCCTCTCCTCGAAGGAGATGCGGCAGCAGCGGTGGGTGTTCCTGATCCTCACGCCCCAGTAGTTGATCTCCTCCAGGAAGTTGCGGGGACACAGCTCGTCCTTGATCCACAGCACACCAGTCCTGTAGAAGTTGAAgatgctgtggaagacatcgGGGTCCCTGTCAAAGAAGAACTCATTGTTGGTCACAGTGTAGTCATCGCACAGGTCCAGCTTCATGTTGTGGTCCGTGTAGGTGGCCAGTCGTCCTATTCTGGTCTTGGGATACTTGGCAGCCATCTTGTAGGCTATCTGGTAGGGCTTCCCCCCTACGTTGATGTTGATCACGTAGTTCTTCTTGGAGGGTGAGATCTGCTTGGCGAAGCCCTGTGGAGCATtgtcgtcctcctcgtcctcatACTCGGCGTAGATGTCGTAGATGTCCCTGCTCAGCTCCTGCATGGAGTTCCATGTCTTCACGCAGCTTTCTTTGGCCAGCGGATAAGCGATCTCAGAGGGTCTCCGATTGATGTCTGAATCGGTCACTTTGTAGTTGGGGAAGAGACTCTGTCTCCTGTTCCACAGGTTGACCACCTTGCTGGAGCTCCCCATGTCGATCCCCCCAGActacacagcagacagagcgCTCAGACCAGCTGGCATTACTGCTGTCTAATACCCCCTTTACCTAAGCATGGAGGACATGAGCAGGATGCCTCATGGCCCCATTAATGTTGCTGACTGAGAGGATCCGCGTGCTTACAGGACATCTAAATACTATTATCCCCTGCTGAGCTGCCTGGCTGACATGACGTTGGCTGCGTGGCACATCTCAACAAAcgcccatcatcatcatcatcatcatcatcactcaccTTGTTTTAACTCCTGATAAATATTTTATCACATGAGCTTCTCGTGCTTTCAGCTGATTTGGCTGATTTAAAGTCTGAATAGACACAAAGCAGCCGTGTTTTCCTCACATTTATTCATAATGCATAGGCACAGAGCTGTGCATTAATCTGTATGCAATCCCTGCAGATTACTCAAGGAAGTCATTCTGGAGGGCTGTGATTGGAAAAAAACACCTTGTGTCCTGTTTGAGGAAAACTAAAACACTTCTTCATCATGATGATTTTCTTTACAAAGTACTTTGCAAGTGTTCGTTTTTGGTTGTGTCTTCTTCAAATGCACAGTAAATAGTTGATGTTGGTTTTTGTTGTGCAGTGCTTTAAGATTCCTGTACTGACGGGAACAAAGGAGGCCTGGTGCCTGCATACAAGAGGATA from Chaetodon trifascialis isolate fChaTrf1 chromosome 6, fChaTrf1.hap1, whole genome shotgun sequence includes the following:
- the LOC139332601 gene encoding potassium voltage-gated channel subfamily V member 2-like, producing the protein MGSSSKVVNLWNRRQSLFPNYKVTDSDINRRPSEIAYPLAKESCVKTWNSMQELSRDIYDIYAEYEDEEDDNAPQGFAKQISPSKKNYVININVGGKPYQIAYKMAAKYPKTRIGRLATYTDHNMKLDLCDDYTVTNNEFFFDRDPDVFHSIFNFYRTGVLWIKDELCPRNFLEEINYWGVRIRNTHRCCRISFEERQDELNEQLKIQRELEAEVEIEENEELFHDMFMGQKRRAIWNLMEKPFSSIKAKLMAVASSLFVLISLVAMTLNTVEEMQYRTPTGQLSGKTYWEYVESMCIAFFTMEYLLRLMSTPDLRAFSRSVLNTVDLIAILPQYLQGFLEFFDSEENYMKHEADIQAVGQVGKLGQVLRIMRLMRIFRILKLARHSTGLRAFGFTLRQCYQQVGCLFLFIAMGIFSFSAMVYTVEHDMPQTNFTSIPHAWWWAAVSISTVGYGDVYPETILGRLFAFICIAFGIILNGLPISILFNKFSDYYAKLKANQYTASLKKRGKVRFANRTIKRLNRCFGNHHCEAR